In Aquabacterium sp. OR-4, the DNA window CCTGCGGTCGGGTCGAGGTTCATGGTGGCGGCGTCGATGCCCTGGTCCAGCACATCGCGCCCGATGTACGACCAGTGGCCATCGTTGCGCTGGAAGGCAATGCGCAGCTGCGCATCGGCACGCTTGGGCACTTCCTCGAACTTCAGGCCGATGCCCAGATCGACCCAGGCCTTCAGGCCGTCACGGAACACTTTCTTCTGCGCCTCGGTGCCCGCCAGATGCGCCAGGCCCGGCCGGTTCTCGAAGAAGGCGTAGCGCAGGGTGCTGCCGTTGACCCACTTGCGGTCGTTGACGATGATGGCCCGCATGCGATTGGCCGCCACGCCGGGCTTGAACGTGCGCGGCGCAGCCTCGCGCATGCTGCAATAGTGCCGCAGGCGCAGCGGGCCACCATCGGCGCGCCCGATCGTGGCCCGGCCCGTTGCTGCTGTCTTTCTGCTTGCCATGGTTCGCCTCCTGGGCATTGCCCGCCCGGGTGGGGTTCAGTGGTGGCGCAAGGCGCCGGTGGTGGCCCCGGGTGCTGCGCAGTCTGCGGCCACCACCCACGCGGCCACATCCGCACGGCTGAGGACGGGCACCGACAATGCCATGCACCAGCTGCTTGAATTTGAGCGCGTCAACACCACGTTAGGCCCCATGCGTACGCCGCCGCGATCTCGTGAACCCACGGTTGCCAACATCGCCTTCGTGGCGCTCCTGGTGTTTGCGGCCATGTTCTTTGTGGTCGGTGTGATCCTCGTGCCCGAGGTCATGCGAGGCGCCGAGATCGCCAGACACCTGGCGGCGGGCTCCGGGCAGGTGGATGGCGCGATCGTCGGGCTTCAGCACTACGTCAGTCGACAGCGATGCGAAACGGCCGCCACCGTTCTCTACAGGGTGGATGGCAGGTCGTATGAGGTGGTGGCCCATGGCTGCGGCAGGCAGCATGGACGCACCTTGAAGCTGGGCGACCAGGCCCGCGTCACCTTTGCCCTGGCCGATCCCAGGTTCGCCAACGCCGTGGCCCCGGGCGTTTCGTCCATCGCACCGGCCTGGCCCACGCTCCCATTGCTGTGGGCGCTGGCCGCGGCCTGCGGCTGGGGTGCGTTGCGGCTGTTCCGCCGCGGGCACTGGCCGATCGGGCATGTGCCGCAGCGCCGATCGTGACGGCCCGAGCGGCCGCGCCAGCCGCCCAGCCGATGCCCCCGACCTCCGGCGTGCCGCCGTGCCGGCGCCGCGCCGCGCGTGGCCCTCAACCTGGCCGTCGCCATGCCCTTGAACCGTCATCGCCCCAGGCCTGCTGAAGCGGCCACCCGCACCGCGCCCGCGGCATCGCTGCCGCGCCACTTCGTGCGGTCGCGCATGGTGGAGGCGGTCAGGCGGCGCCTGCAGGCCCGGTCGTATCCGCGCACGCAGATGGGGTTGATCGTGCTGCTCACCGGTGGCTTCGGCCTGCTGGCCTCGTTCGCCTTGCTGCAGTTCGGGCTGGGCAGCATGGCGCTGCGTTACCCGCTGGCGCTGGCCTGTGCCTACCTGGTCTTTCTGGGCCTGATCGGCCTGTGGCTGCGCAGCCAGGCCGAGCACTGGCTAGACATCGTGCAACTGCCGGACTGGCCGGCGGCGGGGCCCAGGCAGGCCGGCGCGCCGGCCCGGCCGGGGTTCGAGCCTGGCGGAGGCGGTGATTTCGGCGGCGCTGGTGCCAGCGCATCGTTCGACGCGCCGGCGGGCCCAGGCGCCGAAGCGCTGGCCCTGCCCGGCAGCGATACCGAGGTGCTGCTGCCCCTGCGCCCGGTGGGCAAGGCCGCCAGCGCCCTGGCCGAGGCCGACGACCTGGCGTTGCCACTGGCGGTGCTGGGCGTCGTGGCCGGACTGGCGCTGGCGTCGCTGTACGTGGTGTACATCGCCCCGGTGCTGCTGGCCGAGGTGCTGGTGGATGGCGCGCTGTCGTACGCGCTGCTGCGCTACCTGCGCGGACACGACCCGCAGCACTGGCTGGCCAGCACCTGCCGGCGCACGGCGCTGCCCTTTTTCATCACCGCGGTGGTGCTGTCGGCCAGCGGCGCGGCGATGTCGGCCTATGCGCCGGGCGCCCGGTCGGTCGGGCAGGTGATCAGCCAGGCCTGGCCGGCAGGCGCCTCGAGGTGATGGGGGGCCGGCATGCGTGCAGCAGGGGCACCGCGCCGATCAGGCCTTCTTCGGCACCGGGGTGCGCTGGTTGCGCTGGGTGCGCTGGGGCCCGCAACCGGCCTGCAGCCAGCGCCCGCGCAGCTCGAGCTTTTGCAGCAGCGCGCGCTTGCCGCCCACACGCACCACGGTGCCGGCCAGGGTTTGCGGTGTCTTGGCGCTGAAGCGGGCATGCACCTGGCTGCCGTCGTCGCAGTGCAGCACGATGGCCCAGGCCTGGCGGCTCACCCGGGCCGGGCCGGTGGGTCGGCAGGGGTCGTCCTCGATCGCGTCGGGGCCGTGCACCAGGTGCAGCAGGTTGCGCTCGGGCAGGCAGTGGCTTTCCACCACCGTGCGGCGCGGCTGGCTGACCTGGGTGGTGATCTCCCATTGGCCGGTCTGGATCTCCAGGGCTTCGGCGCGCGCCGCGGGCGGCACCAGCGCCTGCAGTGCCAGCCATGCGAGCGCCACGGTCCACAACGCGTTCATTTTTCTGGTGTCGGTTGGCGAGAAAGCGCGCGCATTGTCACCGCGCCGGCATGGCACGGCGGCATCGGCCGCCGCAGATTGATCGCCACGTGCGTGCCATTCGCCTGTGGCTTGGGCGCTATGTCACAGCGTAAGCGCCCGCCTGGTCTGGCCCGCCACGGCGGTGCGGGCCGCTGAGTGCGTGGCCTGCCCACGCGGTGGCGTGCGCAGCGCCGGCCTTGCCCGAGGCGCGGCAAGCACGGCCGCCCTGCGATCATTGCGCCATGCGCATCCAGCTCTTCGTCTACGGCACCTTGAAAGAGGGTTTTCCCAACAGCCACCTCAATGCCGGCCGCCGGGTGCCCGGGCGGTTCATCACGCGCCAAGCCTTTCCGATGTATGTGGTGCGCCTGCCGGCCGAAGACCGCGCGCCCTGGCTGGTGAACCTGCCCGGCCACGGCCACCAGGTGCACGGTGAGGTGTACGAGGTGGACGCCGCCGACCTGCCGGTGCTTGACCAGCTGGAGGAAGTGGGCCTGCCCACCGGCTATGTGCGCGTGGCCATTGCGCTGGAGGCCCTGCATGAACCCGGGCTGTGCGTGCAGGCCCAGGCCTACCTGAAGCCAGCGGACCACCTGCGCCACTGCCTGGCCCGAGAGGGCCCGTATGCCGAATACACCGCGCAGCATGCGGTGGGCTACTACCTGCATCAGCGCTGACGGCCGGGCGCGGGCCCGACGTATGCTGGCCGCCTGACAAGGAGACGCCGATGACCCGACCCGCCCCGCGCCTGCCTCACGCCGTGCTGCTGCGCCTGGCCGCGCTGGTGCCGGGCCTGGTGGCAGGTCTGCTGGTCACCGGGCCCGGCGCCCAGGCTCAAGCACTGGCTGAACCCGGCTTCGCGCTGGACGGCAGCAAGCGCGTGCTGGCCGTCATGGCCGACGGTGCGCGCATCGAGCTGGGCGCGGTGCGCTTCACGCCCACGGGCGATGGCCGCACGGCCCGGGTCGACCTGACGCTGCACACCGAGCGCTTCACCGACCACTTCTTGTCGATGCGCGAGTTCAAGTGCCTGCCCGGCGGCACCGAGCTCAGCTGCCATGTGCCCTACCCCTATGCCAACCCCGGCACGGTGGCGCCGGGCCAGCTGGCCTGGCTGGAGCACCGGCTGATGTTCTTCTACAAGAAGCCGGCCGACTTCGGCGCCAAGCTGTGGAACGGCGTGTATTACCAGCTGCGCGAAACACCCACCGGCCTGGTGGGCACGCCGCAGGCCATCGACCTGAACCACATTGCCGCGCCCCCGGCCCGGCTGGACGAACCGCCGTACCGCCCGGCGCTGCGCGAGCCCATGCCGGCGGACGCGCGCTGGCTGCGGCAGATCCTCATCGAATGAAGGCGCTGCGTGCATGGTTCGGCCGCGTCATGCTGCTGGCGCGTGGCCTGCCGAAGGGCGCTTCAGCGCCTCCGCTGCCTTACGAGTGGTTCAGCGACGACGAGGCCGCGTGCTACCACCGCGCCGTTCTGGGCGCCGAGGCGTTGGCCGTGGACGAAGCCACCGCGCGCGATCTGCACTTGGCCGACTATGTACGCCAGCTGGCCAGTGACCGCAGCATCTTTGCCCGGCAGTACCTGCTGCATCGCCTGCTGGCCGGGGCCGGTGGCACGGCGGGCGCCGCGGAGGCCGAGGCCGAACGGCAGGCCACGCGCGAGCGCGTGCAGTTGCTGCAGGCTTCAGCCCGCGCCGCGGCGGCGGTGCAGGGCGCTGTGGCCGGGCTGCGCACCGTGCCGGCCGAGGTGGCGAGTTTCGTCTTCGGCCAGGATGGCGTGGTGTTGCCGCCGGCGTTTGCGCGCATCCGCTCCTTCGAGGCCCTGGTGCTGGCGCTGGGGCTGGCCGTGCTGGTGTGGCCGGGCGCGTGGACGGCTACCCTGCTGGCCGCCTGCCTGGTGTTCGGGCTGGGCTTTCAAATGCGCTGGTACCGTGTGCTGCAGCAGTGGACACGCCAGCGCGACGGTGTGCTGGCCATGCTGCGTGCCGCCCGGGTGCTGGCCGCCGCCCACGAGGCCCTGCCCCCACCGCTGCGCCCGGGTGTGCTGGCCACGCCGGCATGCATCGACCGCTTGCTGGCCACGCTGCGTCCCGGGCCGCTGGCTCGGGTGCCGGCACTGGCCGAATACCTGAACCTGCTGCTGCTGCACGAATACGCCAGTGCCGCGCGCGACGGTTTGGCCATGGCGCGCGAGCGCGTGGCGCTGGGCGCGGTGTTCGAGGCCGTGGCCCGCAGCGAAGCCGAGCTGGCATTGGCCACCATGGCCACGGCCTGCACGGGCGGCGGCACGGCCTGGTGCTGGGCCACTCCCGCGCCGCCCGGGCAACTGGCGGTGCAGGGCCTGCAACACCCACTGCTGGCCCGGCCCATCGGGGTGGATGTGGCCGTGGCGCCGGGCCGTGGCCTGTTCATCAGCGGCCGCAACGGCGAGGGCAAGAGCACGCTGATGCGCGCGCTGGGCCTGGCCGTGCTGACCGCCCGCGCCTTCGGCCATGCCCATGCGCAGCGGGCCAGCCTGCCGCGTGTCATGGTGTGCACCAGCATCCAGGTGCACGACGACATCGGCCAGGGCCGCAGCCTGTACCTGGCCGAGCTGGCGCGCGCGGCCGCGCTGTGCCGGGTGGCGGCGCAGCGGCAAGCGGTGCTGTTCATCGCAGACGAACTGTTTCGCGGCACCAACTATGTGGAATCGGTGGCGGCCTGTGCCGCCACGGTGCGCGCGCTGGCCCAGGGCGGCATGGTGGTGGTGGCCTCGCACAACGTGGTGCTGGCCACGCTGCTGGCGCCCTGGCTCGACGCGCTGCGGCTGCAGCGCTCACCGGGCGCGCCGCCGGCCCTGCAACTGGTGCCGGGCGTGCTGGTCGACACCAATGGCGTGGCCGTGCTGCGCAGCGAAGGCTTCGATGCCGAACTCGTGGCGCGGGCCGAACGCATCCAGGCCTGGTATGCCGCCTACGTGACCCACCCCACGCAGTTGCCCGGCGACCTGATGGCTTGATGGCTTGATCGCCCGGTGGCCGCGTGCGGGGGCGCCGGGGCGCCGGGGCGCCGGGGCGCTGCGGATTACACCGTGCGCCCGCCATCCACCGGAAATTCCACCCCGGTGATGAACTCGGCATCGTCGCTGGCCAGAAACACCGCCGCCTTGGCAATGTCCAGCGGTGTGCTCAGCCGGCCCAGCGGAATGGTGGCCAGGAACTTGGCGCGGTTATCGGGCGTGTCGGGCATGCCCATGAAGGCTTCGAGCAGGCCGGTCACGCCCATCACCGGGCAGATGGCATTGACGCGGATGTTGTCGGGGCCCAGCTCCACGGCCAGGCTCTTGCTCATCAGGTTGACTGCGCCCTTGGAGCTGTTGTACCAGGTGAGGCCCGGGCGCGGCCGCATGCCGGCGGTGGAGCCCACGTTCAGGATCACGCCGCTCTTTTGCTGGCGCATCAGCGGAACCACGGCGTGCACCATGTGGAAGATGCTCTTCACGTTGATGGCGTACACCTTGTCGAAGGTGTCTTCGTCGACATTGAGCAGCGGCTGGTTCTTGTGCGTCCAGCCGGCGTTGTTGACCACCACGTCGATGCGGCCACCAAAGGCCTCGGCGGTGGCCTTGACCAGGGCGTCGATGTCGGCGCGCCGGGTCACGTCGCAGGTCACGGCAATGGCGTTGGGGCCGAGTTCGGCGGCCACCGTCTTGGCGCCTTCGCCGTTGATGTCGGCCACGGCCACCTTGCCGCCTTCGCGCACGTACTGGCGCGCGATCTCGGCGCCGAAGCCGCTGGCTGCGCCGGTGACGATGGCCACCTTGTTCTTGAGTCTCATGATGTCGCTCCTGTCGGATCTTGTGACGTCATTGTCCGTGGTACTGCACCACGGTCTTCACGGTGCAGAACTCCTCCAGTGCCATGAAGCCCTTCTCGCGGCCGTGGCCGCTGCGCTTCACGCCGCCGAAGGGCAGCTCCACGCCGCCGCCGGCGCCATAGGTGTTGATGTAGACCTGGCCGCACTTCATGGCCTTGGCCATGCGGGTCTGGCGGCCGCCGTCGCGCGTCCAGATGCCGGCCAGCAGACCGAAGTCGGTGGCATTGGCCAGCGCGATCGCATCGGCTTCGTCGTCAAACGGGATCGCCGCCAGCACCGGGCCGAACACTTCGTCGCAGGCCAGCGGGTGATCACGCGGCACCGGGCCGAACAGCGTGGGCGCCACGTAAAAGCCGCCGGGGTGCACGCCATCGGCCACCTGCCCCTGGGCCAGGATGGCGATGCCGCTGTCCTGCGCGCGGCGGATGAAGCCTTCCACCCGTGCCTTCTGCGCCGCATTGATCAGCGGGCCGCAATCGCGGTCTTGCGCCGGCGTGCCGGCCGCGCTGCCCTTGAAACGCTCGGCCACGGTGGCCACAAAGCGCTCGTAGATCGACCGCTGCACCAGCAGCCGGCTGCCGGCCGAGCAGGTCTGGCCGGCGTTTTGCGTGATGGCCTTCAGGATGAACGTGGCGGCGCGCTCGAGATCGGCATCGTCGAACACGATCTGCGGGCTCTTGCCGCCCAGCTCGAGCACCACCTTCAAGGTGCGGTCGGCCGCGGCCTTCTGCACCAGCGTGCCCACCTCGGGGCTGCCGGTGAAGGTGACGAAGTCGATGTCGTGATGCGCGGTGAGCGCGGCGCCGGCTTCTTCGCCCAGGCCGGTCACCACGTTCAGTGCGCCATCGGGCAGGCCGGCCTCCTTGGCAATGGCGCAGAAGGCCAGCGGCGTCATGCAGGCGTCTTCGCTGGGTTTCAGCACCGCGGCGTTGCCCATCGCCAGTGCCGGCACCACCGAGCGGCCGAACATCTGCGCCGGGTAGTTCCAGGGCAGGATGTGGGCGGTGACGCCATAGGGCTCGCGCAGCACCACCACATGAAAGTCGTTCAGGTAGGGGATCTGCTCGCCGTGCAGCTTGTCGGCCGCGCCGCCGTAGAACTCGCAGTAGCGCGCGGCCACCGTGATGTCGTTGCGCGCCTGGGCTATGGGCTTGCCGGTGTCGCGCGATTCGAGCTGCGCCAGCTCTTCGGCACGCGCCAGCATCAACGCCCCCATGCGCAGCAGGATGCGGCCGCGCTCGGTGGCGTTGAGCCTGCCCCAGGGGCCGCTGAGCGCGGCACGCGCGGCGGCCACCGCGGCATCGATGTCGGCGGCCGTGCCGCGGGCCAGGGTGTCGAACACCTCGCCGGTGCTGGGGTCGATGACCGGCAGGGTTTCGCCGTTGGCGGCGGCCACCCAGTGGCCGTTGATGAAGAGCTGGGCCATGCGGGCCTCCTGTGCAGATGAGCAGCGGGCCCCACCGGCGCCCGCCGGGTAAAGGCGGGTCAGTGCACGGCTGCAGCGGCCGCCTCGTCGTGGATCAGCGCGCCGCGTTCCAGCACCAGGGTCTGGCTGGGAATGTCCTTGAGCAGGCTGCGGTTCGATTCGGTGATCACCACGCACAGCTCGGGCCGCACCTGGTGCAGGCGCTGCAGCGAGGCCGCGTATTGCTGCGCCAGCACCGGCGCCAGGCCCTGGAAGGGTTCATCCAGCAGCACCAGGCGTTCGCCGGCCATCACGGCGCGGCCCAGCGCGGCCATCTTGCCCTGCCCGCCCGACAGCGCGGCGCCTGAGCGCGCCAGCATCGGCTGCAACTCGGGCACGATGCTCAGGGTTTCGGCCAGGCGCTCGTCAACCGCCTTGCGGGCCATGCCGATCACCTCGCACGGAAAGCGCAGGTTCTCCTCCACTGTGAAGCTGGGAAACATCACGCGGTCTTCGGGCGCGTAGCCGATGCCCAGCCGGGCGCGGTTGCGTGCGGGCACGCTGGCCAGGTCTTGGCCGTCCAGCAGCACGCGGCCACCATGGCCGGGCATGAAGCCCATGATGGTGCGCAGCAGCGTGGTCTTGCCGGCGCCGTTGCGGCCCACCACGGCCACCGTGGCGCCACGCGGCAGCTGGGCCACGATGCCGCGCAGCACCGGGATGCCGGCGATGGTGGCGCAGACGCCTTCGAGGTTCAGCATGTCAGGCCTTTCGCCGGGCCGCCCCAAGGAAGGCCTGCGCCCCCTCGGGGGGGCAGCGAACGAAGTGAGCGTGGGGGCGCCATGTCTATTCCCCGATCACGTTCTTGATGACCACCGGATCTCTGAGCACCTCTTCCGGCACGCCATCGGCCGCAATGCGTCCGGCAATCCACGCCGCCAGGCGCGTGGCGTAGCGGCGCACGATGTCGATGTCGTGCTCGACGAAGATGCTGGTCACCTGGCGGTCGTCGAGTGCCTTCATCACCACGGCCATCAGTTCGTGCTTCTCGTCGCTGGAGACACCGCTGGTGGGCTCGTCCATGATCATCAGCTTGGGGCGCAGCACCAGGGCCATGGCCACGTCCAGCAGCTTGCGCTGGCCTTCGGGCAGCGAACCCGCCAGGTCGTGCGCACGGGGCATCAGCTGCAGCAGCTCGAGCGTGGCGTCCACCTCGTCGGCCTCCACCGCCCTGGCCAGCGGCGGCCACAGGCCGAACACGCCCGCCGGCCGGCGCTGCACGGCCGATGCCGCCAGCAGCAGGCATTCGCGCACCGTGTGTTCGGTGAACACCTGCGGCAGCTGGAACGAGCGGCCCACGCCGCGGCGCGTGATGGCGCGCGGGCTCTGGCCGGTGACCTCGGCGCCATCGAAGAACACCTGGCCGCCGTCGGCCTTCAGGTAGCCGGTGCAGATGTTGATGAAGGTGGTCTTGCCGGCGCCGTTCTGGCCCACCACAGCCAGGCGCTCGCCGGGCATCAGGTCGAAGTCGATGGCGTCGGCGGCCACCACGCCGCCGAATCGCAAGCTGAGCCCGCGGGTCGACAGCAGGCCTTTGGGCGGCGCCGCGCTCATGCCTTGCCTCCCGCTGCCGGCAGCAAGCGCTTCGCGACCAGGCCGAAGATGCCGGTGGGCGCCACGAACACCATCACGATCAGCACCAGGCCCAGCGCCAGCTGCCAGGCACCAGTGAGCAGCGAGGCGGCATAGAGCTTGACGAACTCGAACACGAAGGCACCGATGAAGGCCCCCAGCGCATGCGCGCTGCCGCCCAGGATGGCGATGAACACCACCTCGCCCGAGCGCACCCAGTAGCCCATCTCCGGCGTCACCAGGCCTTGCGTCAGCGCGAACAGGCTGCCACCCAGCCCGCACAGCGTGGCCGACAGCAGGTAGCCGCCCCAGAACACGCGCTTGGCCGAGATGCCCAGGTACTCGAGCCGCGTCTCGTTGGTCTTGATGGCGGCCAGCGCCTGGCCGTTGACGCTGCCGAAGTAGCGCTGCACCGCCCAGCCGGCGGCCAGTGCCAGCACCAGGGCCAGGCCCAGCAGCGCGGTCTCGAAACCTTCGCGCTCCATGGCCACGAAGCCGAAGCTGGGCCGGTCGAAGCGCAGGCCGTCGGTGCCGCCGGTGATGCCGCCAAACTTGCCCAGCACCGAGAACAG includes these proteins:
- a CDS encoding gamma-glutamylcyclotransferase family protein; the protein is MRIQLFVYGTLKEGFPNSHLNAGRRVPGRFITRQAFPMYVVRLPAEDRAPWLVNLPGHGHQVHGEVYEVDAADLPVLDQLEEVGLPTGYVRVAIALEALHEPGLCVQAQAYLKPADHLRHCLAREGPYAEYTAQHAVGYYLHQR
- a CDS encoding MutS-related protein, which encodes MKALRAWFGRVMLLARGLPKGASAPPLPYEWFSDDEAACYHRAVLGAEALAVDEATARDLHLADYVRQLASDRSIFARQYLLHRLLAGAGGTAGAAEAEAERQATRERVQLLQASARAAAAVQGAVAGLRTVPAEVASFVFGQDGVVLPPAFARIRSFEALVLALGLAVLVWPGAWTATLLAACLVFGLGFQMRWYRVLQQWTRQRDGVLAMLRAARVLAAAHEALPPPLRPGVLATPACIDRLLATLRPGPLARVPALAEYLNLLLLHEYASAARDGLAMARERVALGAVFEAVARSEAELALATMATACTGGGTAWCWATPAPPGQLAVQGLQHPLLARPIGVDVAVAPGRGLFISGRNGEGKSTLMRALGLAVLTARAFGHAHAQRASLPRVMVCTSIQVHDDIGQGRSLYLAELARAAALCRVAAQRQAVLFIADELFRGTNYVESVAACAATVRALAQGGMVVVASHNVVLATLLAPWLDALRLQRSPGAPPALQLVPGVLVDTNGVAVLRSEGFDAELVARAERIQAWYAAYVTHPTQLPGDLMA
- a CDS encoding SDR family oxidoreductase: MRLKNKVAIVTGAASGFGAEIARQYVREGGKVAVADINGEGAKTVAAELGPNAIAVTCDVTRRADIDALVKATAEAFGGRIDVVVNNAGWTHKNQPLLNVDEDTFDKVYAINVKSIFHMVHAVVPLMRQQKSGVILNVGSTAGMRPRPGLTWYNSSKGAVNLMSKSLAVELGPDNIRVNAICPVMGVTGLLEAFMGMPDTPDNRAKFLATIPLGRLSTPLDIAKAAVFLASDDAEFITGVEFPVDGGRTV
- a CDS encoding aldehyde dehydrogenase family protein: MAQLFINGHWVAAANGETLPVIDPSTGEVFDTLARGTAADIDAAVAAARAALSGPWGRLNATERGRILLRMGALMLARAEELAQLESRDTGKPIAQARNDITVAARYCEFYGGAADKLHGEQIPYLNDFHVVVLREPYGVTAHILPWNYPAQMFGRSVVPALAMGNAAVLKPSEDACMTPLAFCAIAKEAGLPDGALNVVTGLGEEAGAALTAHHDIDFVTFTGSPEVGTLVQKAAADRTLKVVLELGGKSPQIVFDDADLERAATFILKAITQNAGQTCSAGSRLLVQRSIYERFVATVAERFKGSAAGTPAQDRDCGPLINAAQKARVEGFIRRAQDSGIAILAQGQVADGVHPGGFYVAPTLFGPVPRDHPLACDEVFGPVLAAIPFDDEADAIALANATDFGLLAGIWTRDGGRQTRMAKAMKCGQVYINTYGAGGGVELPFGGVKRSGHGREKGFMALEEFCTVKTVVQYHGQ
- a CDS encoding ABC transporter ATP-binding protein, translating into MLNLEGVCATIAGIPVLRGIVAQLPRGATVAVVGRNGAGKTTLLRTIMGFMPGHGGRVLLDGQDLASVPARNRARLGIGYAPEDRVMFPSFTVEENLRFPCEVIGMARKAVDERLAETLSIVPELQPMLARSGAALSGGQGKMAALGRAVMAGERLVLLDEPFQGLAPVLAQQYAASLQRLHQVRPELCVVITESNRSLLKDIPSQTLVLERGALIHDEAAAAAVH
- a CDS encoding ABC transporter ATP-binding protein, producing MSAAPPKGLLSTRGLSLRFGGVVAADAIDFDLMPGERLAVVGQNGAGKTTFINICTGYLKADGGQVFFDGAEVTGQSPRAITRRGVGRSFQLPQVFTEHTVRECLLLAASAVQRRPAGVFGLWPPLARAVEADEVDATLELLQLMPRAHDLAGSLPEGQRKLLDVAMALVLRPKLMIMDEPTSGVSSDEKHELMAVVMKALDDRQVTSIFVEHDIDIVRRYATRLAAWIAGRIAADGVPEEVLRDPVVIKNVIGE
- a CDS encoding branched-chain amino acid ABC transporter permease — protein: MNRLSFVVFALVLAVAGATAAAPWLKTPVLLALANGLSVAGVIVLIRAGQVSFGHAMFACLSGYTVAFAARAWHLDALLLVALGTLSATAAGALIGVFMVRYRGIFFGMLNLAFSMVLFSVLGKFGGITGGTDGLRFDRPSFGFVAMEREGFETALLGLALVLALAAGWAVQRYFGSVNGQALAAIKTNETRLEYLGISAKRVFWGGYLLSATLCGLGGSLFALTQGLVTPEMGYWVRSGEVVFIAILGGSAHALGAFIGAFVFEFVKLYAASLLTGAWQLALGLVLIVMVFVAPTGIFGLVAKRLLPAAGGKA